A stretch of Myxococcus hansupus DNA encodes these proteins:
- the pssA gene encoding CDP-diacylglycerol--serine O-phosphatidyltransferase → MMKLRKLMFVLPNLFTVTSIFCGFYAMTLCTGDAEPVQMYQAALAIFFAMFFDGFDGRVARLTKTQSDFGVQLDSLADVISFGAAPSLLVYKWALEPLGFVGLFIAFSFAACGALRLARFNVLAARNPHGGGGSFFVGLPIPVAAGMLVSVIISHHAATQGEPLAEGAVVPMAVAVAGLSLLMVSTVRYRTFKDTRPNRKSALALMLVAVGGTVIATQLHPAWVLVACCGAYLALGLLESAVLVRSRLVARKVAAPGAVAVAAVIDDEGEEEEESEPGQGSDGPAYL, encoded by the coding sequence ATGATGAAGTTGCGGAAACTGATGTTCGTGCTGCCGAATCTCTTTACCGTCACGTCCATTTTCTGCGGCTTCTACGCCATGACTTTGTGCACGGGGGACGCGGAACCCGTGCAGATGTACCAGGCCGCGTTGGCCATCTTCTTCGCCATGTTCTTCGACGGTTTCGACGGCCGGGTAGCGCGGCTGACGAAGACGCAGAGCGACTTCGGCGTGCAGCTCGACAGCCTGGCGGACGTCATCTCCTTCGGGGCCGCGCCTTCCCTCCTGGTGTACAAGTGGGCGCTCGAGCCCCTGGGGTTCGTGGGGCTCTTCATCGCGTTCTCGTTCGCCGCTTGCGGCGCGTTGCGGCTGGCGCGCTTCAACGTGCTGGCGGCGCGCAATCCCCATGGTGGCGGTGGCAGCTTCTTCGTCGGTCTGCCCATCCCCGTGGCGGCCGGCATGCTGGTGTCGGTCATCATCTCGCACCACGCGGCGACGCAGGGCGAGCCGCTGGCCGAGGGCGCCGTGGTGCCCATGGCGGTGGCCGTGGCGGGCCTGTCGCTGCTGATGGTGTCCACGGTCCGCTACCGGACCTTCAAGGACACGCGGCCCAACCGCAAGAGCGCGCTGGCCCTCATGCTGGTCGCGGTGGGCGGTACGGTGATTGCGACGCAGCTCCACCCAGCCTGGGTCCTGGTGGCGTGCTGTGGCGCCTACCTCGCGCTGGGGCTGCTGGAGTCCGCGGTGCTGGTCCGGAGCAGGCTGGTCGCCCGCAAGGTCGCCGCTCCGGGCGCGGTCGCGGTGGCGGCGGTCATCGACGACGAGGGCGAGGAAGAAGAAGAGTCCGAGCCCGGTCAAGGCTCCGACGGGCCCGCCTACCTCTGA
- a CDS encoding CinA family nicotinamide mononucleotide deamidase-related protein produces MRVELLCTGDELVTGLITDTNSTYLEARLFDLGIKVERVVLVGDVRADITQALKEAASRADVVVVSGGLGPTADDFTLECAAVAAGVPLAEDPRVLQWLHERYAARGLSPNPSALRMARVPQGAEPLKNPEGSAPLVLMKLGGAQLFFLPGVPREFRALLEGEVLPRVRAALDVQPGRTYRAFRLLRTVGVPESELDLTVAPMAPRHPRVVFGFRTHAPENHLKLMSEAPSQSEADAALAAVEQECRQVLGRRVFGADAEEYAAVLLEMLRQAGATLAVAESCTGGLIAQQLTAVPGSSSVFIGGAVVYSEKMKSAWVGVPTDVLDRHTAVSRETAIAMADGVRTACGTTYGLSVTGYAGPGGGTPEDPVGTVYCGLSVPGAPPRCERISVKGDRDRVRLFAASHTLEMLRQHLLAASSLP; encoded by the coding sequence ATGCGCGTCGAGCTGCTGTGCACCGGGGACGAACTCGTCACCGGCCTCATTACGGACACGAACAGCACGTACCTGGAGGCCCGCCTCTTCGACCTTGGCATCAAGGTAGAGCGCGTGGTGCTGGTCGGGGATGTGCGAGCGGACATCACGCAGGCGCTGAAGGAAGCCGCTTCGCGCGCGGATGTCGTGGTGGTGTCGGGCGGCCTGGGCCCCACGGCGGATGACTTCACACTCGAGTGCGCCGCCGTGGCCGCGGGTGTCCCCTTGGCGGAAGACCCGCGAGTCCTTCAGTGGCTGCATGAACGCTACGCGGCGCGCGGGCTGTCCCCGAACCCCAGCGCCTTGCGCATGGCCCGCGTCCCCCAGGGGGCCGAGCCCTTGAAGAATCCCGAGGGCTCCGCGCCGCTCGTCCTGATGAAGCTGGGCGGGGCGCAGCTCTTCTTCCTGCCGGGTGTGCCCCGTGAGTTCCGCGCGCTCCTGGAAGGAGAGGTGCTGCCGCGCGTTCGCGCCGCCCTGGACGTGCAACCCGGCCGCACGTACCGCGCCTTCCGGCTGCTGCGCACGGTGGGGGTTCCAGAATCGGAGCTCGACCTGACGGTGGCCCCCATGGCGCCACGGCATCCTCGCGTCGTCTTCGGTTTCCGTACCCACGCCCCCGAAAATCACCTCAAGTTGATGTCGGAGGCGCCCTCCCAGTCGGAGGCCGACGCCGCGCTCGCCGCCGTGGAGCAGGAGTGCCGTCAGGTGCTGGGGCGGCGCGTCTTTGGCGCGGACGCGGAAGAGTATGCCGCCGTGCTGCTCGAGATGCTTCGTCAGGCCGGCGCGACGCTGGCGGTGGCGGAGAGCTGCACGGGAGGACTCATCGCCCAGCAACTCACGGCCGTCCCAGGTTCCAGCAGTGTCTTCATCGGCGGCGCGGTGGTGTACTCGGAGAAGATGAAGTCCGCCTGGGTGGGAGTCCCCACCGACGTCCTCGACCGGCACACGGCCGTGTCGCGTGAGACCGCCATCGCGATGGCGGACGGCGTGCGCACCGCCTGTGGCACGACCTACGGCCTGTCGGTGACAGGCTACGCGGGGCCCGGGGGCGGCACGCCCGAGGACCCGGTGGGCACCGTCTACTGCGGCCTGTCCGTGCCCGGTGCGCCTCCCCGCTGTGAGCGCATCTCCGTGAAGGGCGACCGCGACCGCGTGCGCCTGTTCGCCGCTTCCCACACGCTCGAAATGCTGCGGCAGCACCTGCTCGCCGCGAGTTCCCTGCCATGA
- a CDS encoding M23 family metallopeptidase — protein sequence MRRLSLFALLTACACANRGAEPKMSFEELYASAPSRSPGQGAEGAALRVRHRVPESSSELHATLATFSTQAQALRQQVARGGVMPAAQVENWEQVTLALDGFLLRPVARVDSSDLLRAQSLLETELERDGFTYGDIPATLAEAVVLRVGRLAVRTAELRRLEQPPVAAEDLPPRFSWPLEPVSVTSLFGYRWHPVTGVHRRHLGIDLKATQGQLIFSADKGVVLRAGRNGDHGLQVEVQHEGRWVTRYSHLSRILVDAGEVLERGNAVGMAGETGLATGVHLHFELWLDGQPMDPLEALGDAEPPPEPAPPVARGPAVGYPAKHQGRLLSEERP from the coding sequence GTGCGTCGCCTGAGCCTCTTCGCCCTCCTCACTGCTTGTGCCTGCGCCAACCGTGGCGCGGAGCCGAAGATGAGCTTCGAGGAGCTCTATGCCTCCGCGCCCTCGCGTTCACCCGGGCAGGGTGCTGAAGGCGCCGCGCTTCGGGTGCGCCATCGTGTGCCGGAGTCGTCCTCGGAGCTCCATGCCACGCTGGCCACCTTCTCGACCCAGGCGCAGGCCCTGCGTCAGCAGGTGGCGCGCGGTGGGGTGATGCCGGCGGCGCAGGTGGAGAACTGGGAGCAGGTGACCCTCGCGCTGGACGGCTTCCTGCTGCGCCCCGTGGCGCGCGTGGACTCCAGCGATTTGCTGCGGGCCCAGAGCCTCCTGGAGACCGAGCTGGAGCGGGACGGCTTCACCTACGGCGACATCCCGGCCACGCTGGCCGAGGCCGTCGTGTTGCGCGTGGGTCGGCTGGCCGTGCGCACCGCGGAGCTGCGCCGTCTGGAGCAGCCCCCCGTGGCGGCCGAGGACCTGCCGCCGCGCTTCTCCTGGCCGCTGGAGCCCGTCTCCGTCACCAGTCTCTTTGGCTACCGCTGGCACCCGGTGACGGGCGTCCACCGGCGTCACCTGGGCATCGACCTGAAGGCCACGCAGGGGCAGCTCATCTTCTCGGCGGACAAGGGCGTCGTGCTCCGAGCGGGGCGCAACGGCGACCATGGCTTGCAGGTGGAGGTCCAGCACGAGGGGCGCTGGGTGACGCGCTACAGCCACCTGTCCCGCATCCTGGTGGATGCTGGAGAGGTCCTGGAGCGGGGGAACGCGGTGGGGATGGCGGGAGAGACGGGCCTCGCCACGGGCGTTCACCTCCACTTCGAGCTGTGGCTCGACGGCCAGCCCATGGATCCACTGGAGGCGCTGGGTGACGCCGAGCCTCCGCCGGAGCCCGCCCCACCGGTGGCCCGGGGACCAGCCGTGGGGTACCCCGCAAAGCATCAGGGGCGCCTCCTTTCGGAAGAGCGCCCCTGA
- a CDS encoding alpha/beta fold hydrolase, whose protein sequence is MDASRWAVWVLVAGVALVLWNVVWVAAVRRWYRPRTELPQVLRARCKDGWELVVHVRRAPVRRFEEPVLLCHGLAANRFTFDFEPPYSVAHYLAEAGFDCFSVEWRGTGHSRQPPRGRRYTDFTIDDHILQDGPALLELALKETGAKQAFWLGHSLGGLVGYAVAQGELGGKLAGLLALGAPVHLKSEAFLRTLISMGVRAAWPARFRQEWMSASMAPFLGYVTLPLSDLLVNPEHIPPRIQRQVYANMMSSMSRKVLLQFQDWIEHDAFRSFDRTKDWRAGIARLEMPLLIMGGSSDRLATAANVEAQFALATATDRTLHIFGTDHGDKMNYGHGDLIFGTGAPTEVYPVIREWLERHASPLLTAITEPAPDPVDEEPREPERSVP, encoded by the coding sequence ATGGACGCTTCGCGGTGGGCAGTGTGGGTACTGGTCGCTGGGGTCGCACTCGTACTGTGGAACGTCGTATGGGTCGCGGCCGTGCGGCGTTGGTACCGGCCCCGCACGGAGCTGCCCCAGGTGCTCCGCGCCCGCTGCAAGGACGGCTGGGAGCTCGTGGTGCATGTCCGCCGCGCTCCCGTGCGCCGCTTCGAGGAGCCCGTGCTGCTGTGCCATGGGCTCGCGGCGAACCGGTTCACCTTCGACTTCGAGCCTCCTTATTCCGTCGCGCACTACCTGGCCGAGGCCGGCTTCGACTGCTTCAGCGTGGAGTGGCGCGGCACCGGGCACTCGCGCCAACCGCCCCGGGGGCGGAGGTACACGGACTTCACCATCGATGACCACATCCTCCAGGACGGTCCGGCGCTGCTCGAACTGGCCCTGAAGGAGACGGGCGCGAAGCAGGCGTTCTGGCTGGGTCACTCGCTGGGCGGGCTCGTGGGCTACGCCGTCGCGCAGGGGGAGTTGGGCGGAAAGCTGGCGGGGCTGCTGGCATTGGGCGCCCCCGTGCACCTCAAGTCGGAGGCCTTCCTGCGCACGCTCATCTCCATGGGCGTGCGCGCCGCCTGGCCCGCGCGCTTCCGGCAGGAGTGGATGAGCGCCAGCATGGCGCCGTTCCTGGGCTACGTCACCCTGCCCCTTTCGGACCTGCTCGTGAATCCCGAGCACATCCCCCCGCGCATCCAACGGCAGGTCTACGCGAACATGATGTCGTCGATGAGTCGCAAGGTGCTGCTCCAGTTCCAGGACTGGATTGAGCACGATGCGTTCCGCTCCTTCGACCGAACGAAAGACTGGCGCGCTGGAATCGCACGGCTCGAAATGCCGTTGCTCATCATGGGCGGAAGCTCGGACCGGCTGGCCACCGCGGCCAACGTGGAGGCCCAGTTCGCGCTCGCGACCGCGACGGACCGGACACTGCACATCTTCGGCACCGACCATGGCGACAAGATGAACTACGGGCACGGAGACCTCATCTTCGGCACTGGCGCGCCGACGGAGGTCTACCCCGTGATTCGCGAGTGGCTGGAGCGGCATGCCTCGCCGCTCCTCACGGCCATCACCGAGCCCGCGCCAGACCCGGTGGACGAGGAGCCTCGGGAGCCTGAACGCTCCGTGCCTTGA
- a CDS encoding DUF1285 domain-containing protein, with protein sequence MQPPSGPPPPGKRWHTREDSGIRLDASLRWWHDDEPILHPKVIELFNASLVLDEAGRYQLRIGNDWCFVQVEGAAYEVRTVDVTPDERVSVRLSDRTAEALDPSTLHLDAEGVLSCRVKQGRARARFSRDAQYQVGQLLEEGEGGTLLLCAGQRKVAVPVALDALAAS encoded by the coding sequence ATGCAACCTCCCTCCGGACCGCCGCCTCCCGGCAAGCGCTGGCACACCCGCGAAGACAGCGGCATCCGCCTCGATGCCTCGCTGCGTTGGTGGCACGACGACGAGCCCATCCTTCACCCGAAGGTCATCGAGCTGTTCAACGCGTCGCTCGTCCTGGACGAAGCGGGCCGTTACCAGCTCCGCATCGGCAATGACTGGTGCTTCGTCCAGGTAGAGGGCGCGGCGTACGAGGTTCGGACCGTGGACGTCACGCCTGACGAACGGGTGTCGGTGCGACTGAGCGATCGCACCGCGGAGGCTTTGGACCCGTCGACGTTGCACCTGGATGCCGAGGGTGTCCTGTCCTGCCGTGTGAAGCAGGGCCGGGCCCGGGCACGCTTCTCGCGCGATGCCCAGTACCAGGTGGGGCAGCTTCTGGAAGAAGGGGAGGGCGGCACACTCCTGCTGTGTGCTGGCCAGCGCAAGGTCGCCGTCCCCGTCGCCCTGGACGCCCTGGCGGCGTCCTAG
- a CDS encoding HU family DNA-binding protein, whose amino-acid sequence MTKAELVEVVAAQTRLTKKSAAQILDIVFTNIGKAVKKDARFSYPGFGTWSVRSRKARKIRNPQTNEMMKLKASKTIGFRPAKELKNSL is encoded by the coding sequence ATGACCAAGGCAGAACTCGTCGAGGTGGTGGCGGCGCAGACACGTCTCACCAAGAAGTCAGCGGCGCAGATTCTCGACATCGTCTTCACCAACATCGGTAAGGCGGTGAAGAAGGACGCCCGCTTCAGCTACCCCGGCTTTGGGACCTGGTCGGTTCGCTCGCGCAAGGCGCGCAAGATTCGCAACCCCCAGACGAACGAGATGATGAAGCTCAAGGCGTCGAAGACCATCGGCTTCCGGCCCGCCAAGGAGCTGAAGAACTCGCTCTGA